The following are encoded in a window of Mycobacterium decipiens genomic DNA:
- a CDS encoding DUF3060 domain-containing protein, translated as MNPEDDPETRIRELERPLDDVARASELGSPQPSGYAYPPGPPPQAPPPYNYGDPFLGRSSRSSSGTRMWWILAALFVVGVLALVGGIAAFSANRLSRGNFVVLSPSPSVSRATQTPTAQPATPLPPAGASLSVSGVNVHRTIACNDNIVSISGVSNTVVITGHCASLTVSGMRNSVTVDSVDSIEAAGFNNEVTYRSGSPKISKAGDSNVVQQG; from the coding sequence ATGAACCCAGAGGACGACCCGGAGACCCGGATCCGGGAACTGGAGCGGCCGCTGGACGATGTGGCACGAGCGTCCGAACTAGGCAGCCCGCAACCGAGCGGCTACGCCTACCCGCCCGGCCCACCGCCGCAGGCACCGCCACCGTACAACTACGGCGACCCGTTCCTCGGCCGCTCGTCGCGGTCGTCCTCCGGCACGCGTATGTGGTGGATCCTGGCCGCGCTCTTCGTTGTCGGTGTGCTGGCTCTGGTGGGCGGCATCGCCGCGTTCAGCGCGAATCGGCTGTCCCGCGGCAACTTCGTCGTGCTTTCCCCCAGTCCGTCCGTCTCCCGGGCTACTCAAACCCCGACCGCGCAACCGGCGACACCGCTTCCGCCGGCCGGCGCCAGCCTGAGCGTCTCCGGCGTCAACGTACACCGGACGATCGCCTGCAACGACAACATCGTCAGCATCAGCGGCGTGTCCAACACGGTCGTGATCACCGGCCACTGCGCGAGCCTCACGGTGTCCGGCATGAGGAACTCGGTCACCGTCGACTCGGTCGACTCCATCGAAGCCGCCGGTTTCAACAACGAAGTCACCTATCGCTCGGGCTCGCCGAAGATCAGCAAGGCCGGCGATTCCAACGTCGTCCAGCAGGGCTGA
- a CDS encoding NADP-dependent oxidoreductase, translating to MADLSNRQILLRRRPTGLVAPGDTELVIKPAPEPADGEALVRTTYVGIDAAARTWLDDQPSYLPPVRLGDVIRAAGIGQVVASRCEAYAVGDVVTTLTGFQEYVIVRDDVFSTPIPGEDDQLAIMSVYGPTGATAYFGMTDIGRPQPGETVVVSAAAGATGSVAGQIAKIAGARVVGIAGGPQKCRAVVQDFGFDSCIDYKNDDLAAALKEHCPRRVDVYFDNVGGPILDAVLGRLARKARVVLCGVISSYLTGEHPGPANYVNLLAKTAQMRGFNALEEWGRFDEAFAKLRQWEAEGRLRHRQTVFEGIESCVDALNGLFTGVNIGKLLVKVSAPTPHRRAR from the coding sequence GTGGCCGACCTGTCGAACCGTCAGATTCTGTTGCGCCGCCGCCCGACCGGGCTGGTTGCGCCCGGTGACACCGAGCTGGTCATCAAGCCGGCTCCGGAGCCCGCCGACGGCGAGGCGCTGGTCCGCACCACCTACGTGGGCATCGACGCCGCCGCCCGGACCTGGCTCGACGACCAGCCGAGCTACCTTCCGCCGGTGCGGCTGGGCGACGTCATCCGGGCGGCCGGGATCGGTCAGGTCGTCGCGTCGCGCTGCGAGGCCTACGCCGTCGGCGATGTCGTCACCACGCTGACGGGCTTCCAGGAGTACGTGATCGTCCGCGACGACGTGTTCAGCACACCCATCCCGGGGGAGGACGACCAGCTGGCGATCATGTCGGTATACGGCCCGACCGGTGCCACGGCCTATTTCGGGATGACCGACATCGGCCGGCCGCAGCCCGGGGAGACGGTGGTGGTCTCGGCAGCGGCGGGAGCCACCGGATCGGTGGCCGGGCAGATCGCCAAGATCGCCGGAGCCCGAGTGGTAGGCATCGCGGGCGGGCCACAGAAGTGCCGGGCGGTGGTGCAAGACTTCGGCTTCGACTCGTGCATCGACTATAAGAACGATGACCTGGCGGCGGCGCTCAAAGAGCACTGTCCCCGGCGGGTCGACGTCTACTTCGACAACGTCGGGGGGCCGATCCTCGACGCCGTGCTGGGCCGGCTGGCCCGCAAGGCGCGGGTGGTGCTGTGCGGCGTGATCTCCAGCTACCTGACCGGCGAGCACCCCGGGCCGGCCAACTATGTGAATCTGCTCGCCAAGACCGCGCAGATGCGGGGGTTCAACGCGCTCGAGGAGTGGGGCCGTTTCGACGAGGCTTTCGCCAAGCTGCGCCAGTGGGAGGCCGAGGGACGGCTGCGGCACCGCCAGACCGTCTTCGAGGGGATCGAGTCGTGTGTCGACGCCCTCAACGGGCTATTCACCGGGGTCAACATCGGCAAGCTGCTGGTCAAGGTCAGTGCCCCGACACCCCACCGGCGGGCGCGCTGA